The following are from one region of the Candidatus Goldiibacteriota bacterium genome:
- a CDS encoding phosphotransferase codes for MQAELKFNKKQFAEAVFKEYGIGIKQFELIPEGAVSHNYKASGSDKKNYFIKIYDNSTEGKKASSLSKRYLPLIYKLKNEGNITDINVPYITKSGAMKMFYNSMTVMIYEYINGVPIGDLRKLDLKMSLNLARDMGQYHAASAAWNEKPDFEKIYSDIPGLERRLKSVIKMSRHSGDTTSCGVLKIVLDGFENRSGGYLDRIKKLAPMMKNLKGPVVFCHGDLHGWNILADKNNHLHFFDWEFSFFGPPEGDLWFMTRLPDFEKFYTEYKKYFKEHKLMPEVMEYFAGFYSLNVLASCSLRVLSETNEEEQDRIDIDIVKEQVVKLEEIEKNIYG; via the coding sequence ATGCAGGCAGAACTTAAGTTTAATAAGAAACAGTTTGCCGAAGCGGTTTTTAAAGAGTATGGAATAGGAATAAAACAATTTGAACTTATTCCCGAAGGCGCGGTAAGCCATAATTATAAAGCGTCAGGGAGCGACAAAAAAAACTATTTCATAAAAATATATGACAATTCAACAGAAGGAAAAAAAGCATCTTCGCTTTCAAAAAGATACCTGCCCCTTATTTATAAACTGAAAAACGAAGGAAATATCACCGATATTAATGTTCCATACATCACCAAAAGCGGCGCGATGAAAATGTTCTATAATTCAATGACTGTTATGATTTATGAGTATATAAATGGTGTGCCTATAGGGGACCTGCGTAAACTTGATTTGAAAATGTCCCTTAACCTTGCGCGGGATATGGGGCAGTACCACGCTGCCAGCGCGGCCTGGAATGAAAAGCCTGATTTTGAAAAAATATATTCTGATATTCCCGGGCTTGAACGCAGATTAAAATCTGTTATTAAAATGTCGCGGCACAGCGGGGACACCACGTCGTGTGGGGTGTTAAAAATAGTGCTGGATGGTTTTGAAAACAGGTCAGGCGGGTATCTGGACAGGATAAAAAAACTTGCCCCTATGATGAAAAATTTAAAAGGGCCTGTGGTATTCTGCCACGGAGACCTGCACGGATGGAACATACTTGCCGATAAAAATAACCACCTGCATTTTTTTGACTGGGAATTTTCTTTTTTTGGCCCCCCTGAAGGCGATTTATGGTTTATGACACGGCTGCCTGATTTTGAAAAGTTTTACACGGAGTATAAAAAATATTTTAAGGAACATAAATTAATGCCGGAAGTAATGGAATACTTTGCGGGGTTTTATTCCTTGAATGTACTTGCGTCCTGCTCTCTGCGGGTATTGTCTGAAACAAATGAAGAGGAACAGGACCGCATAGACATAGATATAGTGAAAGAACAGGTGGTAAAATTAGAAGAAATAGAAAAGAATATTTATGGATGA